In one Acomys russatus chromosome X, mAcoRus1.1, whole genome shotgun sequence genomic region, the following are encoded:
- the LOC127185384 gene encoding LOW QUALITY PROTEIN: PWWP domain-containing DNA repair factor 3A-like (The sequence of the model RefSeq protein was modified relative to this genomic sequence to represent the inferred CDS: inserted 1 base in 1 codon; substituted 1 base at 1 genomic stop codon), producing the protein MDSAEYVLXGXGQLCPARVLLRTRTSAHSKRKGVPFPEVQILPVGEKRRVRSTGAKPLSKSEILTMASLAGMESQGSGSPGQTKVYRRVLKVVLYDLAKGRHLSPGGKAGGQGTSMEATQVPKEQASCSCSPPKKLCLQAYSQKGQGLSQRSPGKQGCLAWGPVVMRSKNVPDVQGGEAQAHSAVGSPHFEKQGSVLRGSRVWPRSPAPAGKAAGNPGKRKLSTSKHRLQSAPASREGTWAKNEQQAASGIPRRRKRRISTSPIAPKPQARAQRVGLEIRAIGAQRKTTFPEDKEDPSPGTLKADAKEASAACMPPIPRLRRSLRLASRKRKIHMLWPLYRVPELEPQVHSKAASTRFQRRGAATQEDSQANMGASSAQGLNTIERGMLVWFKFQDLPFWPAVVKSISQHDKMARVLLIEGNMQLERSGIRVPLHKLKHLDCREKISLLRRASRVYGQGIGWCFSVINHYRENLACGSSLGSFMDYYNARASYPLRRAIQEGDLHIDFPKVSYADLEDWEEETALAGKGPHKKLLPDRMRAAWDRSNKKLVDFIVKRKGADQHLLDIAKGRTQSKWLDNLRKSKRKVFCIETYLEDDDQLYLVASHLQKLAKEADEALLSLTRGDKVRFTMEVLLPEAVICSIAALEELSYKDAEEKYLRGPPVHYREKELFDKTILKAASKRSAARIWTVSAPPALGPTS; encoded by the exons ATGGACTCTGCAGAGTATGTGCTCTGAG AGGGTCAGCTGTGTCCTGCAAGGGTCTTGTTGAGAACCAGGACCTCAGCCCATAGTAAGAGAAAAGGGGTACCTTTCCCAGAGGTGCAAATCCTGCCAGTGGGTGagaagaggagagtgaggagcACTGGGGCGAAGCCCCTAAGCAAGTCTGAAATCCTAACCATGGCATCCTTGGCAGGAATGGAGTCACAGGGCAGTGGCTCGCCAGGGCAGACCAAGGTATACAGGAGAGTCCTCAAGGTGGTACTGTATGATCTGGCCAAGGGAAGGCACTTGTCTCCAGGAGGAAAGGCAGGTGGCCAAGGAACCAGCATGGAGGCTACACAGGTTCCCAAAGAGCAggccagctgcagctgcagcccgCCCAAGAAGCTTTGCCTCCAAGCATACAGCCAGAAAGGCCAAGGGCTCTCCCAGAGGAGTCCTGGGAAGCAGGGGTGCCTTGCCTGGGGTCCTGTGGTGATGCGCTCAAAGAATGTGCCTGATGTGCAAGGGGGGGAAGCCCAGGCACACAGTGCTGTTGGGTCCCCTCACTTTGAAAAACAAGGGAGTGTGCTAAGAGGCAGCAGAGTTTGGCCAAGGTCCCCAGCACCTGCTGGGAAAGCTGCTGGTAATCCAGGGAAGAGAAAGCTGAGCACATCCAAGCACAGGCTTCAGAGTGCCCCAGCCTCCAGGGAGGGCACCTGGGCTAAAAATGAGCAGCAGGCTGCCTCTGGGAtaccaaggaggaggaagaggcgcATCTCCACCTCCCCCATAGCCCCAAAGCCACAAGCAAGAGCACAGCGTGTAGGCCTAGAGATCCGGGCTATTGGAGCCCAGAGGAAGACCACCTTCCCAGAGGACAAGGAGGACCCCAGCCCAGGGACCCTGAAGGCAGATGCAAAGGAGGCATCTGCAGCCTGCATGCCTCCTATCCCGAGGCTGAGGAGGTCGCTCCGCCTTGCTAGCAGAAAAAGGAAGATCCACATGCTGTGGCCCCTGTACAGGGTCCCGGAACTGGAACCTCAAGTGCACTCAAAGGCGGCCAGCACCAGGTTCCAGAGGAGAGGGGCCGCGACTCAAGAAGACAGCCAAGCCAACATGGGGGCTTCTTCTGCCCAGGGTCTGAATACCATTGAACGAGGAATGCTGGTCTGGTTCAAATTTCAGGACCTTCCATTCTGGCCAGCGGTGGTCAAGAGCATCAGCCAACACGACAAGATGGCAAGGGTGCTGTTGATCGAAGGCAACATGCAACTTGAGCGCAGCGGTATTCGTGTCCCTCTCCACAAGCTGAAGCATCTGGACTGTAGGGAGAAGATATCGCTCTTGAGAAGAGCCAGCAGAGTGTACGGCCAGGGCATAGGCTGGTGCTTTTCAGTGATCAATCACTACAGAGAGAACCTGGCCTGCGGCTCCTCCCTGGGCTCCTTTATGGACTACTACAACGCCCGAGCCAGCTACCCGCTAAGGAGGGCCATCCAAGAGGGCGACCTGCACATTGACTTCCCCAAGGTGAGCTATGCTGACTTAGAAGATTGGGAAGAGgagacagccctggctgggaAGGGGCCCCACAAGAAACTCCTGCCTGATCGCATGAGGGCTGCATGGGACAGAAGCAACAAGAAGCTAGTAGACTTCATTGTCAAGAGGAAAGGGGCCGACCAGCACCTACTGGACATCGCGAAGGGCAGAACACAGTCCAAGTGGTTAGATAACCTCCGGAAATCTAAAAGGAAAGTCTTCTGCATTGAGACCTACCTGGAGGATGATGACCAGTTGTATCTGGTGGCCAGCCATTTGCAAAAATTAGCCAAGGAAGCAGATGAGGCCTTACTCTCCCTGACAAGAGGAGACAAAGTGCGCTTTACCATGGAGGTTCTCCTTCCAGAAGCAGTCATCTGCTCCATCGCTGCCCTGGAGGAGCTCAGCTACAAGGATGCAGAAGAGAAGTACCTGCGCGGCCCACCTGTGCACTACCGCGAGAAAGAGCTCTTCGACAAGACTATCTTAAAGGCTGCCAGTAAGAGGTCAGCAGCCAGGATTTGGACTGTCAGCGCCCCTCCTGCGCTTGGTCCCACTTCTTAG